The sequence ACCTAGGTGAGTTATGGGTGGTAGGTCATCATGACAGCGGAAATTAATAAATTTGACTCCTATCTCTAGCTCAGTATTAATCTAAATGGCAGAAAAGGCATAATAAATTGAACGGCCACTCCTTTGTGGCCGCATTGGCAAAGTTTTCAGCCTCAAAATAGGCATCCACTTCTTTCGTGCACCCAAAACGGTCGTTATTTCGCTGCGTCCGGGCTTTCACGAAATCGAAAAGAGAGAAGAACATCCTTTTCCAGTCCAGCAATGCTTCGGACAAGCTACTGAGGAATTGTAACGTTCACCGATACGCGCACATAAGAAAGTAGCAGAAAATGGATACTTTCTATCATGGATAGTCCTCATTTAGCGAATCCCAAATCGTAGCTACCCTCGTTCCTTAGATGTGCAAGCTTAACGTACCAGCATCACTTTTCGTGTAGCAACAAATTGCGCACCTTGCACCCGCAGCATGTACAGGCCGGCCGGCAAATTCTCTTGTATAAAGCGTAGCCGGTATGGCTGATCTGCCAGCATCATCCCCTGATATAGCGTTGCAACGGTACGCCCCTGGATATCGTACACAACAGCTTCTACCACCTGTGATCGGGCAATGGCTATTTCCAATTGCGTTTGCTGCGCAAAAGGGTTGGGATAGAATCCACTAAGCGCATAGCCAACTCCGGGCTGCTCGGCATCTTCTGTAGAAAGCACATTGGATACAAAGCTCAGGTTTTCGTACCACGCCACGATGTTGTCGTCCTGCGATGCGGAAAACACGTCGTCATCGCCATCCCTGTCCAAATCAAACGCAGTAACAGAACGCACCCCCATGGTGCCGCTGGCAATAATGCGTTCTCCGCTAAACAGGGTACCCTCCTGGTTTTCGAACCAAACTACCTTGTTGCCATCGCGTGCGCCGGCGATAACATCCTGATCTCCATCGCTGTCGAGATCCGCTGCATAAACCGAGAAAGCACGGGCCACCTGAAGCGAAATGATGGCCTGGCTCCCAAACGAACCCTGACCATCCAGGTTTTTATACCAGGCTATTTTGTTGTCGCCACTGGACGCAGACAACACGTCCAGGTCACCATCTCCATCCAGGTCTACCACGTGCACAGCGATAGCCAAATCGGCGTCCGTCGAAATGACTTGTTGCGCACCGAAGGTACCCTGCCCGTCGGTATTTTCATACCAGGCTATTTTGTCGTCGAAAGTGGACGCAGAAACGATATCCTGGTCACCATCCCCATCGATATCAGCAGCAACGACATCAGTGGCGCCTTTTGCAGCTTTGGTGACAATCAGCTGCGATCCAAAGGTACCGTTACCGTCATCGTTCTGGTACCAGGCTATTTTGTCGTCTGATGAAGAGGCAGAGAGTACATCCATGTCGCCATCGCCATCCAGGTCGGCTGCGTATACTGCGTACGCGCTGTTGGCATTGGTGGAGATATCGTGTGTAATGTCGAAACTGCCGGCACCATTGAAATTTTCATACCACCGGATGGCATTGTCGCTGCCAGATGCAGAGAGTACATCCTGATCCCCGTCCCCATCTATATCAGCGGCATGCACATCACGCGCGCCCGCAGCACCCAGCGATATGGTGCGCTGCTGGCCAAGTCTGCCATGCACATTGGGATACCAGGCAATTTTGCTGTCATTGTAAGAAGCGGACAAAACGTCTGCATATCCATCACCATCAATATCAGCACCTGCTACAGCGTGGGGGGCCAGCGATTCTGTAGTATTGCCAATAAACCGCGTTACGCCAAAACGTACCAGGCCCTTGCCGGCAAAACTTTCATACCATGCAATTTTATTGTCGAAGGTAGAAGCCACCAGGATATCAACGTCTCCATCGCCGTCTACATTGGCTGCGACAATCGAAACCGGGCCGGCTGAAGCCGTACTCACCAATTGTTGCGGCCCAAAGCTGCCCTGCCCGTTTGTGTTTTCGTACCAGGCTATTTTGGAGTCGTTGACTGAGCCCGAAAGCACGTCCAGATCCCCATCGTCATCCAGGTCTGCGGCATAAACGGCGTGGGCAAAGTCAGCTGAAGCATTGATCACAAGCGCAGCACCAAACGTGCCGAGCCCGTCTGTATTGGGATACCAAACCACGCGGTCGTCAGCAGAAGAAGCGGCTAAAATATCAAAATCGCCGTCACTGTCCAGATCTGCCACGCGCATGTCCCGCACGGCATCTGCATCCTGGGTAATGATTTGTTCGTCACCAAAGACGCCGGCGCCATTTGTGTTTGGATACCACGCGAGCTTGTCATCCTGCTCAGAAGCTGAGACTACGTCCAGATCTCCATCCCCATCAATGTCTTGCGCAATCACCCTGTTTGCCCACAGCGCTGTTGTAGAAATCACCTGCTGCGGGCCAAAAGCACCCTGTCCGTTGGTATGCTCATACCACGCAATTTTGTTGTCATCGCGCGAAGCCGACAACACATCCAGGTCGCCATCTCCATCCAGGTCCGCTGTGTAGACCGATTGCGCCACAAACGCCTCCGTTGAAATCACCTGTTGCGCACCAAAAACGCCGGCGCCCAGGTTTGGGTACCACGCCACCTTGTTGTCATCCCGAGATGCGGATAACACATCCAGGTTGCCATCGTTATCCAGATCTGCAATGTGTAGTGCACTTACTTTGAGCGCATCCAGGGATATTACGCGCTGTACCCCAAAAGTCGCAGCACCATTGGTATTCTCATACCACGCAATTTTATTGTCGAGCAGCGAAGCAGAGAGCACATCCAGATCGCCGTCGTTGTCGATATCCGCGGCATACACCTGCGAAGCGCCTTCAGCCTGGGTACTGATTACAATTTCATTGCTAAACTGCGCAACAACACGCTCGGGAAAACTCCAGCAAGCCAGCAGCAACGCTACATAGACCGAAGCAAACCTGGCACGTGACGTTGTTCTAAAGGGAAGCGAATTCCTATCCATTTACCTGTACTACATGCATAAACAGAAAGGGGGGCCAAAGCTGAGCGAATGGGCGCAAGGACACAGTCCAGTCCTGCTCATCCGTATACATACTCGAAACTTTGCACCTCGCGCCCGGATCTTTTGGGATGATCCCCATAGCGTCTGGGGCGCATCTGATTGGAGCCTGACGGGAGAATTTTATATTATCCATTATTCCACCTAATAAAATCTACACCCACCTTCTAGCCCGTTAATAGCATGTTCAAGGCTTTCCCTCGATTTGCCGCGCTTGCCGTGTTAATACTCCTTGTGGCACAGTGCACGCCCGAAACGCCACATTTATCTGTTAATGAGGGGGATCGCATCTTCCTCGTAGGCAACAATCTGCCGTCTCGGATGATGAATTATGGACACTTTGAGACGGAAATGCATGTGCGGTATCCGGATAGCCTGCTATACATCCGCAATATGGGGGATGGCGGCAATACACCGGGATTTCGTCCGCATTCTGGCCGCGACACGCCCTGGGCCTTTGAAGGTGCTGAAGCATTCCAAACCGAGTTGGCTACCCGGTCTGGCAGCGTCGGACATCTTGAATATCCGGATGAATGGCTTACTCGGCACGAGGCTGATGTTATCCTGGCCTTTTTTGGCTTCAACGAGTCGTTTGAAGGCCCCGCAGGCGTCGAGAACTACAAAGCTGAACTTGATGCTTTTGTCAAACACACCCTTGCCCAGCAATACAATGGCGTCTCGGCACCAAAACTCGTGCTGGTCTCCCCGATTGCGTTTCAGGACATCTCCCATCTGAAAGATGTACCTGATGGCAAAGCAGCAAACGCCAACCTTGCCCTCTATACCGAAGCCATGCGCGATGTGGCATCCGACAACAATGTACCGTTTGTCGATGCGTTCAAACCCTCCAGCAAGTGGTTCAAGGGTACAAAAGAAGCCCTGACCATTGATGGCTCACAGCTCAACGACGCCGGCTACGCCCGTTTTTCCACGTTCCTCGTCGACACCATTTACGGCAAAACTGCCGCGCCGGCTGAAGGAAACCGCGACCAGGTCTTGGAAGCTGTGCTCGAAAAGAACTGGTTCTGGCACAACGATTTCAAAATCCCGAACGGCGTACACGTATTTGGCCGGCGCTACAACCCGTTTGGCCCTGACAACTACCCATACGAGCTGACCAAAATCCGCGAAATGACGGCTGCGCGCGATACCGC is a genomic window of Bacteroidota bacterium containing:
- a CDS encoding T9SS type A sorting domain-containing protein, translating into MDRNSLPFRTTSRARFASVYVALLLACWSFPERVVAQFSNEIVISTQAEGASQVYAADIDNDGDLDVLSASLLDNKIAWYENTNGAATFGVQRVISLDALKVSALHIADLDNDGNLDVLSASRDDNKVAWYPNLGAGVFGAQQVISTEAFVAQSVYTADLDGDGDLDVLSASRDDNKIAWYEHTNGQGAFGPQQVISTTALWANRVIAQDIDGDGDLDVVSASEQDDKLAWYPNTNGAGVFGDEQIITQDADAVRDMRVADLDSDGDFDILAASSADDRVVWYPNTDGLGTFGAALVINASADFAHAVYAADLDDDGDLDVLSGSVNDSKIAWYENTNGQGSFGPQQLVSTASAGPVSIVAANVDGDGDVDILVASTFDNKIAWYESFAGKGLVRFGVTRFIGNTTESLAPHAVAGADIDGDGYADVLSASYNDSKIAWYPNVHGRLGQQRTISLGAAGARDVHAADIDGDGDQDVLSASGSDNAIRWYENFNGAGSFDITHDISTNANSAYAVYAADLDGDGDMDVLSASSSDDKIAWYQNDDGNGTFGSQLIVTKAAKGATDVVAADIDGDGDQDIVSASTFDDKIAWYENTDGQGTFGAQQVISTDADLAIAVHVVDLDGDGDLDVLSASSGDNKIAWYKNLDGQGSFGSQAIISLQVARAFSVYAADLDSDGDQDVIAGARDGNKVVWFENQEGTLFSGERIIASGTMGVRSVTAFDLDRDGDDDVFSASQDDNIVAWYENLSFVSNVLSTEDAEQPGVGYALSGFYPNPFAQQTQLEIAIARSQVVEAVVYDIQGRTVATLYQGMMLADQPYRLRFIQENLPAGLYMLRVQGAQFVATRKVMLVR